The nucleotide window CTGTAGGATGGCCTACGCCGGAATAGTCCTACCACGTCAGCCATCAGGAGAAACCATGTCCTGTATACAGACACGCGGTCTTGCCTACGGCCAGATATCCTACAGGGATCTGGACATTGAAGAGGGCAAGGCCACATTTATCAGCGGCCCCAGCGGCTGTGGCAAAAGTACGCTGCTGCGGCTGTTCAACAAAACTCTGGCCCCTACGGCAGGCACGGTGCTGTATCAGGGACAGGACATGGCCCAGACGGACAGCATCGCCCTGCGGCGCGAGGTCCTGCTGGCAGGGCAATCCGTGTTTCTTTTTGAAGGCACTGTGGGCGAGAATTTTGACGCCTTTTGCGAAGCCAGAGAATCTGCCATCCTTGCAACGGAAAACAAGCTGAAATTTCTGCGCCTGTGCTGCGCCAATTTTCCGCTGGATGCGCCCTGCGTGCATCTTTCCGGCGGTGAACGCCAGCGCGTGTTTCTGGCCATCTGCCTTTCATTCCTGCCCAAGGTGCTGATGCTGGATGAACCCACCTCAGCCCTGGATCAGGAAACGGCAGAGCGCTTTATGGCGCAGGTGCTGGCCTTTTGCCGCGAGCGCGCCATGACCGTGGTAGCCGTGAGCCATGATCCCGCCCTGACCGGGCGGCATGCGGAAAACATCATCAGCCTGCGGGCAGAGGCGGAATAACCATGAACGGCGTTGCCCAGATTCAGTTAGGCTCGTTTTTGCTCGTCTATGTGCTCTTGCTGGTAGTGCTGGCGGTTATGAAAAAATGCCGTATCAGCCAGACCAAACTGCTGGTGCTGGCAAGCGCGCGCATGACCTTGCAGCTCATTGCCGCAGGCTACGCGCTGACTTTTCTTTTCGAGCATCCTCACCCGCTGCTCACCATGGGCTATCTGTTCATACTGGTGTTTTTTACCATTTATCTGGTGCTTTCGCGCAACAAAAGACTCAACCCGCGCTTTCGGGTAATAGTGTCTGTTTCCATTGCCAGTTGCGGGCTGGGCATCATCATATTTTTCGTGACCTGTATTGTGGGGCAGAGCGTGTTTGATCCGCAATACCTCATCCCCATCAGCGGCATGCTCATGGGCAATGCGCTCACGGGCGTTTCGCTGGGCCTCAAGTCGTTCTGGAACGGCCTTGAGGGGCAGCGGGCGCGTGTGGAGGCGCTGCTGAACATCGGCGCCACGCCGGAAAAGGTTCTCTTTCCCTTTGTGTGCCAGGCGCTGGAAACCGCCCTCGTGCCTACGCTCAACTCCATGCTGGGCATGGGTATAGTGGTGCTGCCCGGCATGATGACAGGCCAGATACTTTCCGGCACCGCTCCCACCACTGCCATCCTGTACCAGATAACCATCATGGTGGCTATTTGCGCCTGCGTGTGCCTGTGCTGTTTCTGCTCGCTCTATTTTGGCTACAGAACGCTCTGGAACGCGCAAAAACAGGTGGTTTTCTAGGCGCAGGTTGCCAGTGGAGAAGCTTCAGGTTCAGCGCGTCAACACGTTGTTCACCCTCACTCCCCGTTGATACACATATTGTCGTGCTCAGGAATGTTAAAAATCCTGAGCAATTGCCCAAGTCATTTCTTGGAGTGTATCCAGAAGGGTTAGCTACTGGTCAGCCTTGTTCTGAAATTTTTTCACATTTTGTTGGGCGTCTGATAACTGGGCGTTCAGCGCACTTACATCATTCCCTTGGGCTTTTTCTTCCGCAATCTTTGCTGTAAGCTGTTTTTGTTTATCTTTCGCGTCCTGTAGCTGCTGCGATATTTTCATATTGCTTACAGTAAGCCCTGAATCGCTATTGGTAGACGGCTCATTTTCATCGCTTTTATCAACACTTTTTGACAGCTTTTTCCCTTCTTCTGAGATTGTGACAGTGTCTCCCTGCTGTAGTTCAGAAGAATCGTTCTTTTTTGACACATTCGTTCCATTTGTTGTTGCTGACATGTTAGAAGGCTGCACGGAATTATTGCTAGCGCTTGTGATAGAATCCATAACTAATTCCTATGGTTGTGGTTAAAATATTCGTTCCGCACTTGAGTTGTTGACGGCCTGAAACATTTGTAGCTGCTATCATATTATCGTTAGAGTGCCGACACGGTTCATCCTCCCAGCCTTGAAGCTGGAGGCTTTCTGCTAGCGGAGCACACTCCGCAGGGCTGATTCAAGATCCGGCTGGTGAAAGGCATAGCCAGCAGCCTGCAAGCGCGCCGGAACAGGGTTCTGCCCTGCGAGCAGCAGTTCATCTGCCATCTGGCCCAGCATCAGGCGCAGTATCGGTGCGGGCACGGGCAGCCACGAGGGCCTGCCGCAGGCCTTGCCAAGGGCGCGGGTAAATTCGCTCATGCTGGGGGTGCGCGGCGCGCAGATGTTGAACGTGCCCGCAAGGTCGGGTCTTTGCAGCAGCAGGGCGGCGGCTCCGGTCACGTCTTCAAGGTGCGTCCAGCAGAAGGGCTGTTTGCCTGAACCCAGAGGCCCGCCCACAAACATGCGGAAGGGCGGCAGCATGCGTTCCAGAAATCCGCCGGGGGTTCCATCCGCCTTTTTGCCCAGCACCGGGGCAAAGCGCAACACGCAACGGCGGATGCCCAATGCTTCAACGGGCACGGTGCTCTGCTCCCACTGGCGGCAGGTTTCGGCCAGAAATCCCGTGCCGGAAGGCGCACCTTCATCGCAGGGCGGCGCGCTGTTTTGCCACAGTCCGTAATATCCGCTGGCCGAAGCCTGCAAGAGGGTTGCAGGCGCTTGCTGGGATTGTTCCTTGCGCAGGCGCAGGGCAACGCACAAGGCTTGCCCGGTTTCTACCCGGCTGTTCACAATGGCCTGCTTGCGCTCCGGCGTCCAGCGGCCTCCGCCGATATTCTCGCCTTGCAGATTGATGATGGCATCGATGCCGTCCAGCAATCCGGCCAGGGCAGCTCCATCCCAGCCGTTCCAGACCACGCGCCGCGGGCCGTTGCCGTCCTTGCCCGCCCTGCGTGAAACCACGCTTACGGTGAGGCCCTGGCGCATGAGCGCCGTTGCCATGTATCGCCCCACAAAGCCTGTGCCGCCCAGAATGAGAACATGCATGGTGAACCCCCTCTGTTGTGCGAAGCCGTGCGTTTGATGCAGTCTATACCTTTTGTCATGTAACAGGCAATTTTATCGTTTTGTCGGCCTTGCAGCTGATTGCGCGGGATGCGGAAAAACCTCCTGCGCCATGCGGATGAACTCCCGCGCTGCGGGCGACATGCGGCGCGCGTCCGGCGCTGCCAGGGCCACCTGCCGCCGGGCCGCAGGACGGAGGGGCTTTTTGACGTAGCTCTGTGCTTTATCTGGCGGCAGGGCGGATTCCGCCACAATGCTCACGGCCTCGCCCCGAGCCACGGCGGCGATGGTGCTCACAAGCTGCAACGAGCGCCAACGGATATTTGGATGCAGACGCAATGCTCGGAACAGGCCGCCGATAATGTCTTCAGACCCGGCTCTGGTCATGGCAAAGGGGCTGGCGCAAAGTTCCTCAAGGGTGACGGCGTTTTTTTTCGCCAGCGGGTGCGCCAGAGGCAGCAGGGCTACCAGCTGGTCTTCCATGAGGGGAAAGGTGTCAAACCGGTCATCCGGCAGGGTCACAAAACCAATGTCCACGCGGTGGTCTGTGAGCCATTGGGCCACCTCACCGTCAGGGCCTTCATCCACGTGAATTTCAATGCCGGGGTAAACCGCGCAGTATTTTTCAAGCACCGGGGGCAGCAGGCGCAGCGAGGCCGTGGGGCCAAAAGAACCGATGCGCAACGTGCCGCGCTTCATGCCGCGAGCGTCCGAAGCCTCCTGCCGCATGGATTCCGCCAGCCCAAGCATGGCCTGAGCCTGGC belongs to Desulfovibrio desulfuricans DSM 642 and includes:
- a CDS encoding ABC transporter ATP-binding protein, with the protein product MSCIQTRGLAYGQISYRDLDIEEGKATFISGPSGCGKSTLLRLFNKTLAPTAGTVLYQGQDMAQTDSIALRREVLLAGQSVFLFEGTVGENFDAFCEARESAILATENKLKFLRLCCANFPLDAPCVHLSGGERQRVFLAICLSFLPKVLMLDEPTSALDQETAERFMAQVLAFCRERAMTVVAVSHDPALTGRHAENIISLRAEAE
- a CDS encoding ABC transporter permease, producing MNGVAQIQLGSFLLVYVLLLVVLAVMKKCRISQTKLLVLASARMTLQLIAAGYALTFLFEHPHPLLTMGYLFILVFFTIYLVLSRNKRLNPRFRVIVSVSIASCGLGIIIFFVTCIVGQSVFDPQYLIPISGMLMGNALTGVSLGLKSFWNGLEGQRARVEALLNIGATPEKVLFPFVCQALETALVPTLNSMLGMGIVVLPGMMTGQILSGTAPTTAILYQITIMVAICACVCLCCFCSLYFGYRTLWNAQKQVVF
- a CDS encoding TIGR01777 family oxidoreductase; the encoded protein is MHVLILGGTGFVGRYMATALMRQGLTVSVVSRRAGKDGNGPRRVVWNGWDGAALAGLLDGIDAIINLQGENIGGGRWTPERKQAIVNSRVETGQALCVALRLRKEQSQQAPATLLQASASGYYGLWQNSAPPCDEGAPSGTGFLAETCRQWEQSTVPVEALGIRRCVLRFAPVLGKKADGTPGGFLERMLPPFRMFVGGPLGSGKQPFCWTHLEDVTGAAALLLQRPDLAGTFNICAPRTPSMSEFTRALGKACGRPSWLPVPAPILRLMLGQMADELLLAGQNPVPARLQAAGYAFHQPDLESALRSVLR
- a CDS encoding LysR family transcriptional regulator yields the protein MTLTQLEIFSTVAARRGFTAAALQLGISQSGVSHAIEALEQEFGVTLLRRGKNLELTDVGTRLLRQAQAMLGLAESMRQEASDARGMKRGTLRIGSFGPTASLRLLPPVLEKYCAVYPGIEIHVDEGPDGEVAQWLTDHRVDIGFVTLPDDRFDTFPLMEDQLVALLPLAHPLAKKNAVTLEELCASPFAMTRAGSEDIIGGLFRALRLHPNIRWRSLQLVSTIAAVARGEAVSIVAESALPPDKAQSYVKKPLRPAARRQVALAAPDARRMSPAAREFIRMAQEVFPHPAQSAARPTKR